A stretch of DNA from Thermanaerosceptrum fracticalcis:
TTCTGCTTATCTTTTACTTAGCAGAGGAGAAGAGAGGGAGGGGCCCAGGACTGTTACAGGTTCATTCTGGCCAGAGCTTCTAAAGAAAGCGGAAGCTGAAGGAGCACAGGCCTGCAGTAATAATGATTTTGGAATTAATGATGATTATTTCCGCCGGCATTTTCAAGGAAAATTGGAGAGCCTTAAGGGCTATGCCCAATCTGTTACCTATGCAGAATCTGTAGAATTTGCCGATTTCACCCTGGTTTTAAAGCTTTTAAAGGAAAGGAAAGCGGATCCCCTTTTTGTGATGGTCCCTGTCAATGGGTACTGGTATGATTACATCGGATTTCCCAAAGAAGACCGTCAGCTTCACTATGAGAAGACCCGGGAGCTTATCCGTTCCTACGGCTTTAAAATTGCTGATTTTTCCCGGCACGAATACGACAAGTTTTTCTTAAGAGATGATATGCATTTAGGCTGGAAAGGATGGGTTTACGTCAATGAAGTCCTGGATAAACACCATCATGGCAGTCTGGAATAAGCCTGCAGCTCAGTGGGTGGTGAAAACCTGCTATTACCTGGCTATTTTACTGGGACTGTTATGGATTTACGGCTTCAATGATTTTACTGCAGGCAACTTTATTTACACTAATTTTTAGGGGGTAGCACTCTTGTTAAGTCAGATCAGCTATTGGGCAGCCACCCATCCCCAGCGTACAGC
This window harbors:
- a CDS encoding teichoic acid D-Ala incorporation-associated protein DltX; the encoded protein is MAVWNKPAAQWVVKTCYYLAILLGLLWIYGFNDFTAGNFIYTNF